AAACAAACAGAACAAAGCAGAATAGTTACCTACAAGCTTAAACATAAGGGAGCTaaatttaacaagaacatcaaggaGTAACCAAAATCCAATAAATAAAAACACAGATGATAATCAACTAATGATGTTTTAACAATAAGTCAACAACCAGGGAAAAAGGATAAACCTTGACAGTGAAATCGTGAATGGACTTCTCAGTAGCAGCCCTGGCATAGACCCCCGAAGAATATGGAGAATTGAAGGCAAAACGAGCAAACTTTGGAGACGGTAAAGATAACCCTTTTTGTAAAAATAGAGATTTAGAAGAAGCAAGCGATGATTTTATGGCTATTGAAGGGAAATCGGGAATTGGGTTCGCTTTCGATTGGGTAATTAAACCATTTGAAATTGAAGAAAAAGTTGCAGAGAATGACATGGAAGCCATGGTGGATGATTTGAAATTGGTGTATCAAACGAACGATGAAGAAAAGTTCTTCCTTCCTTTTATGAATGAGCAAATTTAGAATTAATTTATTGCTAAAACCAGATTATTAGTTCATAGACACAAGGTATGGTGGAAGAATACAATAGCTCCACGTGGCTATTTTGTTTGCCATTTGACTATTTGTGGACTCCATTTAGTTAGACTGTTTCGTGTTCCGTTTTATTTCGAACACCCCATCTATTACatgaaaatatttattttaaaatgtTTATAATAAGATGGAATATTATCCAAACATGCGATATAAACACCCCTTAAAATATTATTGAAGCAAAATTAGAGAAGAGAAGTCTAGAGAATTGGAATGGCTCTCTCTGCTTCTTGTATCTCTATACTCCCAAATGACATTCGAAACTGGAACAAACTTGTCAAGAATAATATGCTTAATAGGAATCCTAAAAAAGCTCTTTTAACATACATTGAAATGCAAGAACATGGCTTTCAAGGAGACAACTTTACATTTCCCATTTTGCTAAAAGCTGTAGCCAGCCTTGGTACTTCTTGTTCTTATCACATTGGGTTGGCCATCCATGGCCAGACATTGAAAGCTGGTTTTAGCGATCATCCTTTCGTGCAAACTGCTCTTTTGAACTTGTACATTTCCTTTCATTGCTTTGATGATGCCTGTAAAGTATTTCGGGTTATGCCCGTAAAAGATGTGGTTGCCTGGAACTCAATGTTGGATGCATATGCTTCGAAGGGGAAATTGGATGATGCTTTCGAGTTATTTAGTTCGATGCCGGTCAAGGACTTGACGTCTTTCAATATAATGATCTCTGGATTTGCAAAGGCGGGGCAGATTTCCTCTGCTAAGAGAGTGTTCGATCAAATGCCTGAAAGAGATGTTGTGTCATGGAACTCGATGCTTTTGGCTTATATAGAAGCTGGAGATATGGAATGTGCATGTGAATTATTCAGTTTAATGGAATTTAAGAATGTTATCACATGGAACACAATGATAACTGGATTCGTGCGAGAAAAACTTTATGCTGAGGCGGTTCATTTCCTCAACGAAATGAAAGCTGAAAACTATAAACCCGATTATGTCACGATCGTTGGGGTGTTATCTGCTTGTGCTCATCTGGGGTCTTTGGAAAACGGTGTGAAACTTCACTTATACGCTATGGATAACAGACTTACTTCGATTCCCCATATTACAACTGCTCTAATAGACATGTATTCAAAATGTGGATGCATACAGAATTCATTAGCCGTGTTCTACAAGTCACAGATTAAAGACGTCTATTGCTGGAATTCCATGATCTCCAGCCTCGCGCTCCATGGATTTGGAAATGCGGCTCTCAAACTCTTTGAAGAAATGAATACCGTTACCAATCCTGACAGCATAACTTTCATTGGCATGCTCAGTGCTTGCAGTCATTCAGGCTTGGTAAAGGAAGGCTGCAAGCTATTCAGCCGAATGGAATGGGAATTCGGAGTGGCCCCCACGTTAGAGCATTACGCTTGCATAGTGGATCTTCTTTGCAGAGCCAAGCTTTTCACTCAAGCAATCCAATTTATCGAAGATATGCCGTTTGAGCCGGGGGAAGCCATCTGGGGTTCTCTGCTCAGTGCTTGTGTGGTCCATCGAGACCTGGAAATAGGAGAGAGAGTTATAAAGATGATATCGGAAAATGCCTCATACTTGAGCGATGGAGAGGTGTTGATGTTTTCAAACTTGTATGCATCTTGTGGTTTAATGGAAGAAGCTAACAGATGGAGGAACATGTTGAATGATTCTGGTATTGTCAAAAATGCTGGTTACAGTTCCATCCAAGTTAATGGAAGATTTCATAAGTTCTTGGCTGGTGATAAATCTGGCATGAATAAGGAAATCCCCATTTAGGAAAATTACATCTGTGATGTCATATATCTTGTAGTTTCTTGTGTTATCACATACTACTAGTAGAAATCATTTGTCAGCCAAGCCAATTTGTTGGTCAATTCTTTATCGTCATCAATTCAAGATGTATCCGAAAGATTCTTACGTGGGTCTCGTGGGGGGAACAAAATCGGTTCAAATCTAGATTCCCATAATTCCATGTGAGGAGATTTAAGTTGGAATGTCATAATATCTGATTTGTACAGGTCAGCTTTGCTTAAGCAAATCAGCTTCACAGATTTTCTGCATAAATTTCTGATTTCACTATGAAACTTTTTCTAAATTCAATGCATTTTTTGAGATCTCACagccttttattttcctttctttataTTTTCTATAGAATTTTAGTACAGATTTGATGTGTAGagagagaaaaagatatatatacatatattcatgaTTTGTTTCTTTTTTGAATTTATATTCATGATTTGTTTACATCAGCTTAACTCCAGGAATCAATATATGATACCTATGATACGAGTCACATGTCGTGTTTCAAGATTACACTCGGTATTATGATACAAATAAAAATTATAATGTGTTAAACTTGGATTTGGGAATTTGATTCTCAAAGAATACACACTAAAACTTGGCTAAATTAGTACATAACCCATCTCTCATCCCTTCGAATGGGTTCGAGTCGTAGGATCCGAATGTGGACTAACTTTTACTAGAGCGTTGGCGGACACAATCACCCAAGTCATAACTTGCAAGGAATGAAAATTCTATAAGGATGAAGGGATGATGACTCACCATATTTATCCAAAAATACAGTTTTTAAATTGTGCTGAAGTGACGGGCATAGTACTTTTGTGCACTGTAGGACGGGGAGGTAAACATTTAGTGGAGCTAATTATCATTTTAAAACCGGAAGTGTGAAACACGGTTACGCTAAAACCGGCATTGGGAAATTCGAGATAAGCAACGACCGGCATTGGGAAATCCGGTTGAAGCAACTACCGGCATTGGGAAATCCGGTTTAAGGTTTGACCGGAAACCTCAAATCCGGTTTAAGGTTTGACCGGATACCTCAATGTCGTTTTCTCCATTGACCGGTGACACCACAACCGGTAATACCAATACCGGTTTTAATTAAGACGTTCAAAACCGGTAACCCCAATCTCGGTTCAAAATAATTTCAGTACCCTATAAAAACGCCGCACCCATTTCTCACTTCCGCATTACTTCTTCGTCTCTCATCAATAGTTTCAAAATTATTTATTTCAATTTCATTTGTAAtaatttttaaatttaaatttctttttaataaatatgtcttcctATTTAAATTTATACTGGAGGAGTTCTATACAATTCGTGGAAGGCAAGGTCGTGGTGTGTAGCATTCCATACGCAACGTATTTCATCGATGGTATTTTGACTTACAATGATTTTTCTCAAGTAATGTGCGATTATGCCGGAATTCAAAGAGAACAAGTACAATTGAATTTTATTTATGTATACGCGGTAGATAACGGTGAAAAACAATGTATCGTAATAAATAATGATGTTACGCTATCATTGATTTATCAACTTCATTCTTGGAGTCGTGACTTGTTTATAAGCTACAATCCGATTCATAATTCTGACCGGACATCAAGATTCAATGCCGGGAGAGAGGGTAGTAGTAGACCTCGCAACTGTTTACACCATTTCAGGGAGCAGACCGCTGTCGCTAGTCAAGGCGATGAACACGTCGAACCAACCCAGGGTTACGCCGCGCCCCAGTGGAGATCACTGCTGCAGACTCTCAGGAGTCGGGTTTTGGGTAGCGGCAGACGACGCAGACATCAATCACCTAAGGTACCTCCGCCTGTTGTACCTCCTCCTCCGGCTGCAGCCGCTCGTCATTCCGTATCGGATTTTAGATTTGTACCCTCTCGTCCTGCTGGATCCTCTCGCCGGGGAGAGGGTAGTAGTAGACATCGCGGAAGATGAGGAGACGCCTCATCGGACGAGGATTATATCATCCCACCGGCAAAAGACTATCATGTGTTCAGCAACATGGATGGTCCTAATGAGGTAACAAATCGCCACATTCCTGGTGCTCCAGAATTATACAATGGGGACCCTAATAATATAAAGCTGGGAATGCATTTCTCTAACAAGGACGAGCTTAATGGTGCGATAGCGATCTGGTCAACCAGGAGGGGAAGAGAATTTCGTACGACGAAGTCAGACAAGGTAACTTGGGATGCAGAATGCGTTAATCGTCCGAACAAACGTACTAAGATACTGCATCACAGTATTATATGCCAATGGAAGATCCGGGCTTTGTTCAGGAGCGAATATCGCACGTGGCAAATTACTGTCTGGTGTGACGGGCACAATTACGATGGTGCGGAGAACGACCGTGAAGACAGGAATATTTCGCAAGCTCACGTTGCCTACGTCATAATGGGAAAGATTCGCGACAAACCAAATTACCCGATCAAGGCCATAGTTGAAGACTGTGAAGCAGCATTCGGCTGTAAAATTGGGAGGAAAAAATCTTGGGACGGTAAGCGAGTGGCGATGAACCAGGTGTACGGAGACAGGGAGACAAATTTCCGCCAACTTCCCGGCTACATGCGAGCTCTTGAGAACTGTCGCGATGGGATTAAAGTGTAGTAGAATTTCAAGAAGGAGGACGGGATTGTGCATAGCAGGAGGAAGATTTTCAGGTACGAACACAACTTCACCGAGCACAATATTAAGAATTTTACTCCGTATattgattattgttatttattCAGGTACGTATTTTGACATTTTGGCGCCACCATACTCACT
Above is a genomic segment from Rutidosis leptorrhynchoides isolate AG116_Rl617_1_P2 unplaced genomic scaffold, CSIRO_AGI_Rlap_v1 contig438, whole genome shotgun sequence containing:
- the LOC139883703 gene encoding pentatricopeptide repeat-containing protein At2g29760, chloroplastic-like, giving the protein MALSASCISILPNDIRNWNKLVKNNMLNRNPKKALLTYIEMQEHGFQGDNFTFPILLKAVASLGTSCSYHIGLAIHGQTLKAGFSDHPFVQTALLNLYISFHCFDDACKVFRVMPVKDVVAWNSMLDAYASKGKLDDAFELFSSMPVKDLTSFNIMISGFAKAGQISSAKRVFDQMPERDVVSWNSMLLAYIEAGDMECACELFSLMEFKNVITWNTMITGFVREKLYAEAVHFLNEMKAENYKPDYVTIVGVLSACAHLGSLENGVKLHLYAMDNRLTSIPHITTALIDMYSKCGCIQNSLAVFYKSQIKDVYCWNSMISSLALHGFGNAALKLFEEMNTVTNPDSITFIGMLSACSHSGLVKEGCKLFSRMEWEFGVAPTLEHYACIVDLLCRAKLFTQAIQFIEDMPFEPGEAIWGSLLSACVVHRDLEIGERVIKMISENASYLSDGEVLMFSNLYASCGLMEEANRWRNMLNDSGIVKNAGYSSIQVNGRFHKFLAGDKSGMNKEIPI
- the LOC139883704 gene encoding uncharacterized protein — encoded protein: MDGPNEVTNRHIPGAPELYNGDPNNIKLGMHFSNKDELNGAIAIWSTRRGREFRTTKSDKVTWDAECVNRPNKRTKILHHSIICQWKIRALFRSEYRTWQITVWCDGHNYDGAENDREDRNISQAHVAYVIMGKIRDKPNYPIKAIVEDCEAAFGCKIGRKKSWDGKRVAMNQVYGDRETNFRQLPGYMRALENCRDGIKVHPVVTVDATHLCGAYKDKAIVAVVKTANDRVVPVAYAIIDKESNHSWYWFLKYLKLYVLRDTFTCIISDRNSGILSAIAKLDTKFPNWEVHRYCMEHIRANMLSNLYALSWTVGIELDEPKYTQAWADLIKSSQPAATYLQRIPLAKWTLILDGFHRWGTTTSNDVESYNNVLRGD